In Campylobacter porcelli, the sequence ATATCCCTGTAATTAGCGTTAATCGTGTGGGTTTTGAAAGCGATGAGTGTGGCGGTGGGATTAAATTTTGGGGAAATAGCTTTGTTTTTGACGCTCAAGGGGTAGAGCTATTTAGGTCAAATTCAACAGATGAAATCGTCCAAATAGTAGATATAGATATGCAAAAATGCGAGCAAATCCGAAGGTGGTGGCCATTTTTAAGAGACAGAAGGGTTGAGTCTTATGGAGATATTACAAGGAGATTTATAGATTAAGTCTAGATTTAAAATCAGCCATTAAAGATGCGATAAAATCATAAAATTCCTTTTGGTGGTGCGGATAGATTAGGTGAGCTAACTCGTGAAGCACCACATACTCTATAAATTTAATATCTCTTTGAATGAGATTTGAACTAAAATTCAAATATCCCTTTTTACTATTACAACTACCCCATCTAGTAGTCATCTTTTTAATCCTAATAGCATTTATCTCTTTGCCTATTTTAGGGCTATAAATAGCGATATATTGGCTTATTAGCTCTTTTAGCTTTTCGTTGGCGTAATGATTTAGAGTTTGTAAATCTGGAGTAAATATATAATCATCGCTAAATTTAAACTCATTAGATATTTGGATTTTATAGCTTTTACCTAGGAATTTTATCAGATTTGGATCGTTTT encodes:
- a CDS encoding M48 family metallopeptidase: MIEYGKFKIECIKKRVKYLRLKITSTGDIKLIAPLYATKFQIDNFIKTHSIWIEKTLSKIPKNDPNLIKFLGKSYKIQISNEFKFSDDYIFTPDLQTLNHYANEKLKELISQYIAIYSPKIGKEINAIRIKKMTTRWGSCNSKKGYLNFSSNLIQRDIKFIEYVVLHELAHLIYPHHQKEFYDFIASLMADFKSRLNL